The following coding sequences lie in one Arthrobacter sp. SLBN-122 genomic window:
- a CDS encoding helix-turn-helix transcriptional regulator: MCEWLLPLAARALADQAQQARDASLPPDEFVAEAVQLEERFPAGLFEPGSRTELYQRQTVAFSLLYAAELGRVRQVSDNGLTWVQAADAFNAGNLPWEEAYCCRRAVESVLFRGQSGRHRAAALLRRGLLLARELEARPEQEALEHLAVHAHIATDPEPPGGNSQAHLPGLTAREQVILECVVAGKTYSEIAAALVISEKTVSSHISNMLRKTGAGNRVDLARLARVNAINTGK, encoded by the coding sequence ATGTGTGAATGGCTGCTCCCGCTGGCCGCCCGGGCCCTGGCTGACCAAGCCCAGCAGGCCAGAGATGCCAGCCTGCCACCAGACGAATTCGTTGCTGAGGCCGTACAGCTCGAGGAGCGCTTTCCGGCCGGGCTCTTCGAGCCCGGCTCGCGCACCGAGCTGTACCAGCGCCAGACTGTGGCCTTCTCGCTGCTGTATGCCGCCGAACTGGGCAGGGTCCGGCAGGTATCGGACAACGGACTAACCTGGGTCCAGGCGGCCGATGCCTTCAACGCCGGAAACCTGCCCTGGGAGGAAGCCTACTGCTGCCGACGGGCTGTCGAATCGGTGCTGTTCCGCGGGCAGTCCGGGCGGCACCGGGCCGCAGCACTTTTGCGGCGCGGACTCCTGCTGGCGCGTGAACTTGAGGCCCGCCCCGAGCAGGAGGCGTTGGAGCACTTGGCGGTGCACGCACACATCGCCACTGACCCTGAACCTCCGGGTGGCAACAGCCAAGCACACTTGCCCGGGCTTACAGCGCGCGAACAGGTCATCCTTGAATGCGTTGTTGCGGGCAAGACCTACAGCGAAATCGCTGCGGCCCTGGTCATCAGCGAAAAGACCGTTAGCTCGCACATTTCCAACATGCTGAGGAAGACGGGTGCCGGCAACCGTGTGGACCTGGCCCGGTTGGCAAGGGTGAACGCGATCAACACCGGAAAGTGA